GAAGACCTCCGTCAGGCAAAAGCGTCTATCCCATGGGTTTGGAGTTGGAAAGACGGCCACATTTGCCGCTCGCACTGAGGCGTCCTTGTTTGTTTGTTGTTGAGGACCCAGCAATCAACAATCAAACTTTCCAATGCCAACAAAAAAGCCCCCTCTTTGAGAGGGGGCTTCCTCGTTCAGTTGATCTGAACGTTGGATGGATTCCAGATCAACCGATTGCAGGTGCTTGGAGAGCCACAGGTGTGGACTCAGCAGCTGCCAGGTCGAGGGGGAAGTTATGAGCGTTGCGCTCGTGCATCACTTCCATACCAAGTCCAGCTCTGTTAAGAACATCGGCCCAGGTGTTCAGGACGCGGCCCTGACCATCAAGGATGGACTGGTTGAAGTTGAAGCCGTTCAGGTTGAAGGCCATGGTTGACACGCCAAGGGCGGTGAACCAGATGCCGACAACAGGCCAGGCAGCAAGGAAGAAGTGAAGGCTACGGCTGTTGTTGAAGGAGGCGTATTGGAAGATCAAGCGACCGAAATAGCCGTGAGCTGCAACGATGTTGTAGGTCTCTTCTTCTTGGCCGAACTTGTAGCCGTAGTTCTGGGACTCGGTCTCGGTTGTTTCACGAACCAAGGAAGAGGTCACCAGTGAGCCGTGCATGGCGGAGAACAGTGAACCACCGAAAACACCAGCCACACCAAGCATGTGGAAGGGGTGCATCAGGATGTTGTGCTCAGCCTGGAAGACCAACATGTAGTTGAAGGTTCCAGAGATGCCCAGGGGCATGGCGTCAGAGAACGAACCCTGACCGAAGGGATAGACCAGGAAGACTGCAGATGCAGCAGCAACAGGTGCGCTGTAGGCAACACAGATCCAAGGGCGCATGCCCAAGCGGTAGGAAAGTTCCCACTCACGTCCCATGTAGGCGTAGATGCCGATCAGGAAGTGGAACACAACCAGTTGGAAAGGACCGCCGTTGTAGAGCCACTCGTCGAGTGAAGCAGCTTCCCAGATGGGGTAGAAGTGCAAGCCGATGGCGTTGCTGGAAGGAACAACAGCACCAGAGATGATGTTGTTGCCATACATCAGAGAACCTGCAACAGGCTCGCGGATGCCGTCGATATCAACCGGAGGTGCGGCGATGAAAGCGACGATGAAGCAAGTGGTAGCGGCAAGCAGGGTGGGGATCATCAGAACACCGAACCAACCGACATAAAGACGGTTGTTGGTGGAGGTGACCCACTCACAGAACTGCTGCCAGCCGTTAGCGCCGGAGCGCTGCTGGATGGTGGTAGTCATGAGAACGGAAAAGAGCCTGTGGGACGAATCCCGGTGGCGAATAAAGAAGGTCGGTTAACCCGACAAAGGCAATGTAACGGAAGTTTGCGGAGCTGACACGGAATGGGCGCGGAGACTTTCTGATCCCTCCGATCAGCTCAGCTGATCACGCTTGCCCTGGAGTGGGTTGATGGCCTGAAGGCGATGCCTGAAGCCAAGACCTGAGGGGCAGGGCGATGCTGGAGTCCTTGGCAAGCGGCCATAAAAAAACACCACGCGCTGGTGGTGTGATCCTTGCCGATGGCAGCAAGGCGTTGAGCATCAGGGTTCAGATGGCTCCGGTGGCGGCCACCGGCTGCATCATGCCCCCATCGCCATTGCCGAAATCATCATCATCTGAGTTTTCGTTGGGTTGGCTCAGGGCATAGGCCCCAATAAAAATGCTTCCAACGATGCTGATAACAAGTTGGAACGGAAAGTTGATGCTTTCAGAGACGACGTATTCGCCCATCAATGAATCTCTGTTACTTTTCTAAATATAGTCGTGAAGCCTGGTTTTGTCAGCTGATTAGTCAGTTTTTTCAACTGGAATAGGAGAGATTTGGCGTCCTTGTTTGTTTGTTGTTGAGGACCCAGCAATCAACAATCAAACTTTCCAATGCCAACAAAAAAGCCCCCTCTTTGAGAGGGGGCTTCCTCGTTCAGTTGATCTGAACGTTGGGGAGATTCCAGATCAACCGATTGCAGGTGCTTGGAGAGCCACAGGTGTGGACTCAGCAGCTGCCAGGTCGAGGGGGAAGTTATGAGCGTTGCGCTCGTGCATCACTTCCATACCAAGTCCAGCTCTGTTAAGAACATCGGCCCAGGTGTTCAGGACGCGGCCCTGACCATCAAGGATGGACTGGTTGAAGTTGAAGCCGTTCAGGTTGAAGGCCATGGTTGACACGCCAAGGGCGGTGAACCAGATGCCGACAACAGGCCAGGCAGCAAGGAAGAAGTGAAGGCTACGGCTGTTGTTGAAGGAGGCGTATTGGAAGATCAAGCGACCGAAATAGCCGTGAGCTGCAACGATGTTGTAGGTCTCTTCTTCTTGGCCGAACTTGTAGCCGTAGTTCTGGGACTCGGTCTCGGTTGTTTCACGAACCAAGGAAGAGGTCACCAGTGAGCCGTGCATGGCGGAGAACAGTGAACCACCGAAAACACCAGCCACACCAAGCATGTGGAAGGGGTGCATCAGGATGTTGTGCTCAGCCTGGAAGACCAACATGTAGTTGAAGGTTCCAGAGATGCCCAGGGGCATGGCGTCAGAGAACGAACCCTGACCGAAGGGATAGACCAGGAAGACTGCAGATGCAGCAGCAACAGGTGCGCTGTAGGCAACACAGATCCAAGGGCGCATGCCCAAGCGGTAGGAAAGTTCCCACTCACGTCCCATGTAGGCGTAGATGCCGATCAGGAAGTGGAACACAACCAGTTGGAAAGGACCGCCGTTGTAGAGCCACTCGTCGAGTGAAGCAGCTTCCCAGATGGGGTAGAAGTGCAAGCCGATGGCGTTGCTGGAAGGAACAACAGCACCAGAGATGATGTTGTTGCCATACATCAGAGAACCTGCAACAGGCTCGCGGATGCCGTCGATATCAACCGGAGGTGCGGCGATGAAAGCGACGATGAAGCAAGTGGTAGCGGCAAGCAGGGTGGGGATCATCAGAACACCGAACCAACCGACATAAAGACGGTTGTTGGTGGAGGTGACCCACTCACAGAACTGCTGCCAGCCGTTAGCGCCGGAGCGCTGCTGGATGGTGGTAGTCATGAGAACGGAAAAGAGCCTGTGGGACGAATCCCGGTGGCGAATAAAGAAGGTCGGTTAACCCGACAAAGGCAATGTAACGGAAGTTTGCGGAGCTGACACGGAATGGGCGCGGAGACTTTCTGATCCCTCCGATCAGCTCAGCTGATCACGCTTGCCCTGGAGTGGGTTGATGGCCTGAAGGCGATGCCTGAAGCCAAGACCTGAGGGGCAGGGCGATGCTGGAGTCCTTGGCAAGCGGCCATAAAAAAACACCACGCGCTGGTGGTGTGATCCTTGCCGATGGCAGCAAGGCGTTGAGCATCAGGGTTCAGATGGCTCCGGTGGCGGCCACCGGCTGCATCATGCCCCCATCGCCATTGCCGAAATCATCATCATCTGAGTTTTCGTTGGGTTGGCTCAGGGCATAGGCCCCAATAAAAATGCTTCCAACGATGCTGATAACAAGTTGGAACGGAAAGTTGATGCTTTCAGAGACGACGTATTCGCCCATCAATGAATCTCTGTTACTTTTCTAAATATAGTCGTGAAGCCTGGTTTTGTCAGCTGATTAGTCAGTTTTTTCAACTGGAATAGGAGAGATTTGGCGTCCTTGTTTGTTTGTTGTTGAGGACCCAGCAATCAACAATCAAACTTTCCAATGCCAACAAAAAAGCCCCCTCTTTGAGAGGGGGCTTCCTCGTTCAGTTGATCTGAACGTTGGGGAGATTCCAGATCAACCGATTGCAGGTGCTTGGAGAGCCACAGGTGTGGACTCAGCAGCTGCCAGGTCGAGGGGGAAGTTATGAGCGTTGCGCTCGTGCATCACTTCCATACCAAGTCCAGCTCTGTTAAGAACATCGGCCCAGGTGTTCAGGACGCGGCCCTGACCATCAAGGATGGACTGGTTGAAGTTGAAGCCGTTCAGGTTGAAGGCCATGGTTGACACGCCAAGGGCGGTGAACCAGATGCCGACAACAGGCCAGGCAGCAAGGAAGAAGTGAAGGCTACGGCTGTTGTTGAAGGAGGCGTATTGGAAGATCAAGCGACCGAAATAGCCGTGAGCTGCAACGATGTTGTAGGTCTCTTCTTCTTGGCCGAACTTGTAGCCGTAGTTCTGGGACTCGGTCTCGGTTGTTTCACGAACCAAGGAAGAGGTCACCAGTGAGCCGTGCATGGCGGAGAACAGTGAACCACCGAAAACACCAGCCACACCAAGCATGTGGAAGGGGTGCATCAGGATGTTGTGCTCAGCCTGGAAGACCAACATGTAGTTGAAGGTTCCAGAGATGCCCAGGGGCATGGCGTCAGAGAACGAACCCTGACCGAAGGGATAGACCAGGAAGACTGCAGATGCAGCAGCAACAGGTGCGCTGTAGGCAACACAGATCCAAGGGCGCATGCCCAAGCGGTAGGAAAGTTCCCACTCACGACCCATGTAGGCGTAGATGCCGATCAGGAAGTGGAACACAACCAGTTGGAAAGGACCGCCGTTGTAGAGCCACTCGTCGAGTGAAGCAGCTTCCCAGATGGGGTAGAAGTGCAAGCCGATGGCGTTGCTGGAAGGAACAACAGCACCAGAGATGATGTTGTTGCCATACATCAGAGAACCTGCAACAGGCTCGCGGATGCCGTCGATATCAACCGGAGGTGCGGCGATGAAAGCGACGATGAAGCAAGTGGTAGCGGCAAGCAGGGTGGGGATCATCAGAACACCGAACCAACCGACATAAAGACGGTTGTTGGTGGAGGTGACCCACTCACAGAACTGCTGCCAGCCGTTAGCGCCGGAGCGCTGCTGGATGGTGGTAGTCATGAGAACGGAAAAGAAGGTCTCTCAAGGAGACGGTTACGGAAGGGCAGGACGCCCTGCCTGTTCAATTGTAAAGCAAGTTTGCGGTTTGTAACCGCTTCTTGATGAAGCAATCCTGAAGCCCGGGGTCGGGCGTTGCAGCGGATGCAGTTGTTAGCGTCCGCTGATGAGCAACGCAGCACCGATCGCGACGTCAAGGGCAGCAGGTGAAAGGGTCCTGTTTGTGCGCTTGCCATGCAATCCAATCTTTCCGATCGGCCCGATTTATCTGGCCGATCACTTGCACAAGTGTTTTCCGGAATTGCCCCAGCGCATTCTTGATCTGGCGGCCCTTCCGGTTCTTGATGTTGAAGGTGTTCTGCTCAACGTGGTGGATCAGTTTCGGCCCACGTTGTTGGTCTTCTCTTGGAGAGACATTCAGATCTATGCGCCTGTGGATGGCCGAGGCGGGAATCCACTTCAAAATTCCTTTGAAGTGTTTTATGCACGCAACCCTCTGAAGCGAGTCAAGGGGGCCTTGGGTGGATTGCGCTTGATGACCAGTCATTACGGCGAACTTCATCGCAATCAAAAATTGGTGCGTCGTGGTTTGAAACGGGCGCGTCGCCATCGTCCAGAAGCGCGTGCCGTTTTAGGTGGTGGTGCCGTCAGTGTTTTTTACGAACAGCTGGGCCGGTCCTTGCCGAAGGGAACCATCATTTCCATCGGGGAGGGTGAGCCACTTCTGGAAAAGCTGTTGGCTCAGCAACCGCTTGATGGAGAGAGATGTTTTGTTGTGGGAGAGGCGCCTCGCCGGGGTTTGATTCATGAGCAACCCGAGAGCAGGCCAAAGACAGCGTGTGATTACAACTACATCGCTTCGATTTGGCCGCAGCTGGATTGGTACTTAGAAGGTGGAGACTTTTACGTTGGTGTTCAGACCAAGCGAGGGTGCCCTCACAACTGTTGCTATTGCGTCTACACCGTTGTGGAAGGCAAGCAGGTAAGGGTCAATCCTGTGCAGGAAGTTGTCGCTGAAATGCGTCAGCTTTATGACCGTGGGGTGCGGGGCTTCTGGTTTACCGATGCGCAGTTCATCCCCGCTCGGAAATACATCGAGGATGCAAAGGAGCTGTTGCGTGCGATCAAAGCGGA
This portion of the Synechococcus sp. ROS8604 genome encodes:
- the psbA gene encoding photosystem II q(b) protein → MTTTIQQRSGANGWQQFCEWVTSTNNRLYVGWFGVLMIPTLLAATTCFIVAFIAAPPVDIDGIREPVAGSLMYGNNIISGAVVPSSNAIGLHFYPIWEAASLDEWLYNGGPFQLVVFHFLIGIYAYMGREWELSYRLGMRPWICVAYSAPVAAASAVFLVYPFGQGSFSDAMPLGISGTFNYMLVFQAEHNILMHPFHMLGVAGVFGGSLFSAMHGSLVTSSLVRETTETESQNYGYKFGQEEETYNIVAAHGYFGRLIFQYASFNNSRSLHFFLAAWPVVGIWFTALGVSTMAFNLNGFNFNQSILDGQGRVLNTWADVLNRAGLGMEVMHERNAHNFPLDLAAAESTPVALQAPAIG
- the psbA gene encoding photosystem II q(b) protein → MTTTIQQRSGANGWQQFCEWVTSTNNRLYVGWFGVLMIPTLLAATTCFIVAFIAAPPVDIDGIREPVAGSLMYGNNIISGAVVPSSNAIGLHFYPIWEAASLDEWLYNGGPFQLVVFHFLIGIYAYMGREWELSYRLGMRPWICVAYSAPVAAASAVFLVYPFGQGSFSDAMPLGISGTFNYMLVFQAEHNILMHPFHMLGVAGVFGGSLFSAMHGSLVTSSLVRETTETESQNYGYKFGQEEETYNIVAAHGYFGRLIFQYASFNNSRSLHFFLAAWPVVGIWFTALGVSTMAFNLNGFNFNQSILDGQGRVLNTWADVLNRAGLGMEVMHERNAHNFPLDLAAAESTPVALQAPAIG
- a CDS encoding photosystem II high light acclimation radical SAM protein, whose product is MSNAAPIATSRAAGERVLFVRLPCNPIFPIGPIYLADHLHKCFPELPQRILDLAALPVLDVEGVLLNVVDQFRPTLLVFSWRDIQIYAPVDGRGGNPLQNSFEVFYARNPLKRVKGALGGLRLMTSHYGELHRNQKLVRRGLKRARRHRPEARAVLGGGAVSVFYEQLGRSLPKGTIISIGEGEPLLEKLLAQQPLDGERCFVVGEAPRRGLIHEQPESRPKTACDYNYIASIWPQLDWYLEGGDFYVGVQTKRGCPHNCCYCVYTVVEGKQVRVNPVQEVVAEMRQLYDRGVRGFWFTDAQFIPARKYIEDAKELLRAIKAEGLTGIRWAAYIRADNLDPELAQLMVETGMSYFEIGITSGSQELVRKMRMGYNLRTVLESCRMLADAGFRDHVSVNYSFNVIDERPETIRQTVAYHRELETIFGEDLVEPAIFFIGLQPHTHLEQYGFDQGLIKPGYNPMSMIPWTARKLLWNPEPMGSTFGRVCLEAFDRDPSHFGKTVMGLLERDYGTAPLEEALRAPVEGRKALATATR